In one window of Oscillatoria sp. FACHB-1407 DNA:
- a CDS encoding NAD(P)H-quinone oxidoreductase subunit N gives MDFDTLAAQLNAGTILPEGIVIATLMVVLVGDLIVGRSSARWTPYVAIAGLLGAIVALYFQWDVANPISFLGGFHSDTFSVIFRGIIASSAVFTILMSVRYVEQSGTSLAEFITILLTATLGGMFLSGADELVMIFVSLETLSISSYLLTGYMKRDPRSNEAALKYLLIGAASSAIFLYGVSLLYGLSGGETRLSYITENLFVEGQEPSLGIVIALVFVIAGIAFKIAAVPFHQWTPDVYEGSPTPVVAFLSVGSKAAGFALAVRLLVNAFPIVSEQWHFVLTALAILSMVLGNVVALAQNSMKRLLAYSSIGQAGFLMIGLILGTDAGYSSMVFYLLVYLFMNLGGFTCVILFTLRTGTDEISEYSGLYQKDPLLTLALSICLLSLGGIPPLAGFFGKLYLFWAGWQSGAYGLVLIGLITSVISIYYYIRVVKMMVVKEPEEMSEAVKNYPEVQWNLPGMRPLQVGLVISFVATSLAGILSNPLFTLANNSITHTPMLQSPPVAEQPAPIQNTAQAIVETELEL, from the coding sequence ATGGACTTTGACACCCTTGCAGCTCAGTTAAATGCCGGAACGATTTTACCGGAGGGAATTGTAATTGCAACCCTGATGGTCGTTCTGGTGGGTGATTTAATCGTTGGGCGATCGTCTGCTCGATGGACTCCCTATGTGGCGATCGCCGGACTTTTGGGGGCGATCGTTGCCCTCTATTTCCAGTGGGATGTGGCTAACCCCATCTCCTTCTTAGGTGGTTTCCACAGCGATACCTTCAGTGTCATCTTTCGGGGCATTATTGCCTCCTCGGCGGTCTTCACCATCCTGATGTCGGTGCGATACGTCGAGCAATCGGGCACCTCCCTGGCTGAATTCATTACTATTCTCCTTACGGCAACCCTGGGCGGAATGTTCCTCTCTGGAGCAGACGAACTGGTCATGATTTTCGTTTCCCTGGAAACCCTCAGTATTTCTTCTTACCTGCTGACGGGCTACATGAAGCGCGACCCCCGCTCCAACGAAGCAGCCCTGAAATATCTGTTGATTGGAGCCGCCAGTTCCGCCATCTTCTTGTACGGTGTTTCGTTGCTGTATGGGTTGTCGGGCGGTGAAACTCGCCTGAGCTACATCACAGAAAACCTGTTTGTTGAGGGACAGGAACCTTCTCTGGGGATTGTGATTGCTCTGGTTTTCGTGATTGCGGGTATCGCCTTCAAAATTGCGGCAGTGCCCTTTCACCAGTGGACACCCGATGTTTATGAAGGTTCTCCCACTCCCGTGGTGGCGTTTCTCTCCGTTGGGTCAAAAGCCGCAGGGTTCGCTCTGGCAGTCCGCCTCCTGGTCAACGCTTTCCCCATCGTTTCGGAGCAGTGGCACTTTGTTTTGACGGCATTGGCGATCCTCAGTATGGTGCTGGGCAATGTGGTGGCTCTGGCGCAAAACAGCATGAAGCGTCTGCTTGCCTATTCCTCGATTGGGCAGGCAGGATTTCTGATGATCGGGTTGATTCTTGGTACGGATGCAGGCTACTCCAGCATGGTGTTCTATCTCCTGGTTTACCTGTTTATGAACCTGGGTGGCTTTACCTGTGTCATTCTCTTCACCTTGCGAACCGGAACCGATGAAATTAGTGAATACAGCGGGTTGTATCAGAAAGACCCTCTGTTGACACTGGCACTCAGTATTTGTCTGTTGTCATTGGGCGGTATTCCACCGTTGGCTGGCTTCTTCGGTAAGCTCTACCTCTTCTGGGCAGGTTGGCAGTCTGGTGCCTACGGGTTGGTTCTCATCGGTCTGATCACCAGCGTGATTTCCATCTACTACTACATTCGTGTGGTCAAGATGATGGTGGTCAAAGAGCCAGAGGAAATGTCAGAAGCGGTGAAAAACTATCCTGAAGTGCAATGGAATTTGCCAGGAATGCGTCCCTTGCAGGTGGGTCTGGTGATTTCCTTTGTGGCGACCTCTCTGGCGGGAATTCTCTCGAACCCGCTGTTTACGCTGGCAAATAACTCCATTACTCATACGCCGATGTTGCAATCTCCTCCTGTGGCAGAGCAACCTGCGCCAATTCAAAACACGGCTCAAGCCATCGTTGAAACTGAGCTTGAGTTGTAG
- the topA gene encoding type I DNA topoisomerase encodes MSTLVIVESPTKAKTIRNYLPRGYRVEASMGHVRDLPQSASDIPANYKGEDWAKIGVNVDANFEPLYIIPQDKKKVVKSLKDALKEANELVLATDEDREGESISWHLLQVLQPKVPVKRMVFHEITEEAIQEALRNCRTVDEQLVHAQETRRILDRLVGYTLSPLLWKKIAWGLSAGRVQSVAVRLIVKRERERRAFRKGTYWDLKAMLSHDNTPFESRLVTLGGTRIATGSDFDESTGQIMAGRQVLLLNEEEARALQDRLADSTWTVTNLEERPSTRKPSPPFTTSTLQQEANRKLRLSARETMRTAQSLYEQGYITYMRTDSVHLSQQAIAAARSCVEAMYGTAYLSPQPRQYATKSKGAQEAHEAIRPAGSTFRTPQQTGLSGRELQLYDLIWKRTVATQMAEARQTHVTVQLQVEDAGFRATGKRIDFPGFFRAYVEGSDDPNAAIESQEVILPTLTVGDHPECQDLEAIAHETQPPARYTEASLVKTLESEGIGRPSTYASIIGTIIDRGYVQMISNSLVPTFTAFAVTRLLENHFPDLVDTSFTARMEQTLDEISTGEAEWLPYLKQFYLGSSGLETQVKQRESQIDPTEARAIDLEGLDAKVRIGRYGAYIEVDNGEELVKANIPQNLTPSDLDPEQVEVLLRQKIEGPDKIGFHPETGEPIYQRIGPYGPYVQLGDETTENPKPKRASLPKGMNPQELTLEQAVNLLSLPRTLGLHPDTGRKVQANLGQYGPYIVHDLGKDEDGKVKKDYRSLKGDDDVFTITFERALELLAEPKLGRGRGKTATPLRELGAHPEDGEPVNIYNGPYGPYIKHGKINASLPEGAKVEDISMEAAVKALAEKAGTKGKGSKARSSRASQSEAAGKTKAAAKPKATGTAKKTAAKKTTAKKTTTTKTTKTTKSTRSGTSRKSAKSSE; translated from the coding sequence ATGTCAACTCTCGTCATCGTTGAATCTCCGACTAAAGCCAAAACAATCCGTAACTATTTGCCCAGGGGCTACCGAGTAGAAGCGTCTATGGGTCATGTGCGTGATTTGCCGCAGTCTGCCAGTGACATTCCGGCAAACTACAAAGGTGAGGATTGGGCAAAGATCGGGGTCAATGTCGATGCCAACTTTGAACCACTTTATATTATTCCTCAAGATAAAAAGAAAGTGGTCAAATCGCTGAAAGATGCGCTCAAAGAAGCCAATGAGCTAGTCCTGGCGACTGACGAAGACCGTGAGGGTGAAAGCATTAGCTGGCACTTGCTTCAGGTATTGCAACCGAAAGTGCCCGTCAAACGCATGGTGTTTCACGAAATCACCGAAGAAGCCATTCAGGAAGCCTTGAGGAATTGCCGGACGGTAGATGAGCAACTGGTTCACGCTCAGGAAACTCGCCGCATCCTCGATCGCCTCGTGGGTTACACCCTTTCTCCGCTGCTCTGGAAGAAGATTGCCTGGGGGCTCTCTGCTGGGCGGGTGCAGTCAGTAGCCGTCCGACTGATTGTTAAACGAGAGCGCGAACGCCGTGCCTTCCGGAAAGGTACCTACTGGGATCTCAAGGCAATGTTGAGCCACGACAACACTCCCTTTGAGTCTCGTCTGGTGACCCTCGGAGGAACTCGCATTGCCACAGGCAGCGACTTTGATGAATCCACCGGGCAAATTATGGCAGGACGGCAAGTTCTCCTGCTCAACGAAGAAGAAGCCAGGGCATTGCAAGATCGTCTGGCAGACAGCACCTGGACAGTGACGAATTTGGAGGAACGCCCCTCCACTCGCAAACCCTCACCTCCCTTCACCACCTCAACCCTGCAACAGGAAGCCAACCGCAAACTGCGTCTATCGGCGCGGGAGACGATGCGAACCGCGCAAAGCCTCTATGAGCAGGGCTACATCACCTACATGCGAACAGACTCGGTGCATCTGTCGCAACAGGCGATCGCCGCTGCCCGGAGTTGTGTTGAGGCAATGTACGGCACTGCCTACCTCAGCCCTCAACCGCGCCAATATGCCACCAAGAGCAAAGGTGCCCAAGAGGCACACGAGGCGATTCGTCCCGCCGGAAGCACCTTCCGCACGCCGCAGCAAACAGGCTTGAGCGGTCGGGAATTGCAACTTTATGACCTGATCTGGAAGCGTACCGTTGCCACCCAAATGGCAGAAGCACGGCAAACCCACGTTACCGTTCAGCTTCAGGTCGAAGATGCTGGGTTCCGCGCCACCGGAAAGCGCATCGACTTTCCCGGTTTCTTCCGCGCCTACGTCGAGGGGTCAGACGATCCCAATGCGGCGATTGAGAGTCAAGAAGTGATTCTGCCAACCCTAACCGTTGGGGATCACCCCGAATGCCAGGACTTGGAGGCGATCGCCCACGAAACTCAACCCCCAGCTCGCTACACGGAAGCGTCTCTGGTCAAAACCCTGGAGAGCGAAGGGATCGGACGACCCAGCACCTACGCCAGCATCATCGGTACGATCATCGATCGCGGCTATGTCCAGATGATCAGTAACAGTTTGGTGCCCACATTCACAGCGTTTGCAGTGACTCGGTTGTTGGAAAACCACTTTCCCGATCTGGTAGACACTAGCTTTACCGCTCGCATGGAGCAAACCCTGGACGAAATTTCGACGGGTGAGGCGGAGTGGCTCCCTTATCTGAAGCAGTTTTATCTAGGTAGCTCTGGTCTCGAAACTCAGGTTAAACAGCGTGAAAGCCAGATTGATCCTACTGAGGCACGGGCGATCGACCTGGAGGGGTTAGACGCCAAAGTGCGGATTGGTCGCTATGGAGCCTACATCGAAGTTGACAATGGTGAGGAGTTGGTCAAAGCCAACATTCCGCAAAACCTCACCCCATCTGACCTCGACCCTGAACAGGTCGAAGTTTTATTGCGGCAGAAGATCGAGGGACCCGACAAAATTGGCTTTCACCCTGAGACTGGTGAGCCGATCTATCAACGCATTGGTCCCTACGGTCCCTATGTGCAGTTAGGAGATGAGACAACCGAGAATCCCAAGCCGAAACGTGCCTCTCTTCCTAAAGGGATGAATCCACAGGAGCTCACCTTAGAACAGGCGGTCAACCTGCTCTCACTCCCCCGAACGTTGGGATTGCACCCCGATACCGGGCGCAAGGTGCAGGCAAACCTGGGGCAATACGGTCCCTACATTGTTCATGACCTGGGCAAGGACGAGGATGGCAAAGTCAAAAAAGACTATCGATCGCTCAAGGGCGATGATGATGTCTTCACCATTACCTTCGAGCGGGCATTGGAGCTTCTGGCAGAGCCAAAACTGGGACGGGGTCGGGGCAAAACAGCCACTCCGTTGCGCGAGTTGGGTGCTCACCCAGAGGATGGTGAACCCGTCAACATCTACAACGGTCCCTATGGTCCCTACATCAAACATGGCAAAATCAATGCCTCACTCCCTGAAGGAGCCAAAGTAGAGGATATCTCGATGGAGGCAGCCGTCAAAGCATTAGCAGAAAAAGCAGGCACCAAAGGGAAGGGTAGTAAAGCGCGATCGAGTCGTGCTAGCCAGTCTGAGGCGGCAGGTAAGACCAAAGCGGCGGCAAAACCAAAAGCGACAGGTACGGCTAAAAAGACAGCGGCTAAGAAAACCACTGCCAAAAAGACCACAACTACCAAAACGACTAAAACCACAAAATCGACTCGTTCAGGGACGAGCCGAAAATCGGCAAAGTCGTCTGAGTAA
- a CDS encoding thiol-disulfide oxidoreductase DCC family protein, whose translation MYHVVYDGNCNLCVNLVRLLETLDRGERFQYTPMQDEAMLDRLGITPEACEQGMILINADVPEQRWQGSAAAEEIGRLFPAADLAVAAYRAVPGLKMGGDRLYEFIRDNRYAIFGKRGSTYQPTYPICESDRCWGSRE comes from the coding sequence ATGTATCACGTTGTCTACGATGGCAATTGTAATTTGTGTGTCAATCTGGTTCGGTTGTTAGAAACACTGGATCGAGGAGAGCGGTTTCAGTACACTCCAATGCAAGATGAAGCAATGCTCGATCGCCTGGGGATCACACCTGAAGCCTGTGAGCAGGGAATGATCTTGATTAATGCAGATGTGCCAGAGCAACGCTGGCAGGGAAGCGCGGCTGCGGAAGAGATTGGACGGTTGTTTCCAGCGGCAGATCTGGCTGTAGCAGCTTATCGGGCGGTGCCGGGGTTAAAGATGGGGGGCGATCGCCTCTATGAATTCATTCGAGATAACCGTTATGCCATCTTTGGGAAGCGTGGTAGCACCTATCAACCGACCTATCCAATTTGTGAGTCTGATCGTTGCTGGGGAAGTAGGGAGTAG
- a CDS encoding PstS family phosphate ABC transporter substrate-binding protein, which produces MRLASTLSLVVLLGSLAACASGGDQTATTESPAATDTAASPASDLSGDILVDGSSTVFPIGEAMAEEFMAANPNVRVTVGTSGTGGGFEKFCNGETVVSNASRQIKDEEIALCQEKGVEFIELPVAYDALTVVVNPQNDWATCLTTDELKTVWEPGAQGTVTNWNQVRADFPDAPLDLFGPGTDSGTFDYFTDEINGEEGASRGDFTASEDDNVLVQGVEGDVNALGYFGYAYYAENQDRLKAVEIDSGSGCVAPSPETVVDGTYTPLSRPLFIYVSKQAADERPEVKAFIDFMLDPANKGFVEETGYVPMADDIYTQVKERFEKGETGKTES; this is translated from the coding sequence ATGCGCCTAGCTTCAACTTTGTCATTAGTTGTTCTCCTAGGAAGTTTAGCCGCCTGTGCCAGCGGTGGAGATCAAACTGCTACAACTGAATCACCTGCTGCTACCGACACCGCTGCGTCACCCGCCTCTGACCTCAGCGGCGACATCCTGGTAGACGGCTCCAGCACCGTCTTCCCCATTGGTGAAGCAATGGCAGAAGAATTTATGGCTGCCAACCCCAACGTCCGTGTAACAGTAGGAACCTCCGGTACGGGCGGTGGTTTTGAGAAGTTCTGCAACGGTGAAACCGTTGTCTCCAATGCTTCCCGTCAGATTAAAGACGAAGAAATTGCACTCTGCCAGGAAAAAGGGGTCGAGTTCATCGAGCTGCCTGTGGCATATGACGCTTTAACCGTTGTCGTCAATCCTCAAAACGATTGGGCAACCTGCTTGACCACCGATGAATTGAAGACGGTGTGGGAACCTGGTGCTCAAGGCACTGTTACAAACTGGAATCAAGTTCGGGCTGATTTCCCCGATGCTCCCCTTGATCTCTTTGGACCTGGAACTGACTCCGGTACCTTTGACTACTTCACTGATGAAATTAACGGTGAAGAAGGTGCTAGCCGGGGTGACTTCACCGCTAGTGAAGACGACAACGTCCTGGTCCAGGGTGTTGAAGGTGACGTAAACGCATTAGGCTACTTTGGCTATGCCTACTATGCAGAAAACCAGGATCGCTTGAAGGCAGTCGAGATTGACTCTGGCAGTGGTTGTGTTGCTCCCAGCCCCGAAACCGTTGTAGACGGCACCTATACTCCGTTGTCCCGTCCGCTGTTTATCTATGTCAGCAAGCAAGCGGCTGATGAGCGTCCTGAAGTGAAGGCATTTATTGACTTCATGCTTGACCCTGCCAACAAAGGTTTCGTCGAAGAAACCGGATACGTACCGATGGCAGACGACATCTATACTCAAGTGAAGGAACGCTTTGAGAAGGGTGAAACTGGTAAAACTGAAAGCTAG